CCCTGATCTTCATTGAAGTCAAGAAGCCAAACAATCGAGAAGGGATTCTGGCCGAGCGCAACCGTATCATCACCCGTTGCCGGAATTCCCGCTTCCACCGTTTTGTCAACATCACACAACTGATGGTGTTCTCCAACAACATGGAGTATGAAGATGGTTCTCCGCAGCCCATTGAGGGAGCCTTCTACGCCACTCCATCCTACGACGCACCTGTTTTCAACTACTTTCGTGAAGAAGAAGAGCTGAACCTCTCCGAACTTCTTGCCGACGAGAATGACAGGATCGAAAACGAGGTATTGCACGACAACAATCTGAACGTCATCAAGCACAGCCCGGAGTTTCTCAGCAACAAGTCGCCCGGCACGCCGACCAACCGCCTCTGTACCTCTCTCTTTAGCCGCGAACGCCTCTCATTTCTTCTGCAATATGCACTGGCCTTTGTCAACGAATCCGATGGCCAGCAGAAGCACGTGATGCGTTACCCGCAGCTCTTTGCCACCAAAGCAATTGAAAAAAAGCTGGACTCCGGCATTCGCAAAGGGATTATCTGGCATACCCAGGGCAGTGGAAAAACCGCGCTGGCCTATTACAACGTCCACTTTTTGACCGACTATTTCCAACGTAGCGGCATCATTCCAAAGTTCTACTTCATTGTTGATCGTCTCGATCTGCTCATACAGGCGCAACGGGAGTTTTCCAGTCGCGGCCTGACGGTGCATACCATCGGCACTCGCGAGGACTTTGCCCGCGATATCAAAGCCAACAATGCACTCCACAATCACTCCGGCAGGCCGGAGATTACCGTTGTCAATATCCAGAAGTTCGAGGATGATCCCGATGTGGTTCGTGCCGAGGATTACGATGTCACGATCCAGAGAATCTATTTTCTTGACGAAGTTCACCGCAGCTATAACCCGACAGGCAGCTTTCTTGCCAACCTCAGCCAGTCAGACCAGAATGCTATCAAGATTGGTCTCACCGGCACACCGCTTCTGGGGGAGGACTACAACTCCCGTGCACTCTTCGGCGACTACATTCACAAATACTACTATAACGCCTCCATTGCCGATGGATATACCCTGCGCCTGATCCGCGAGGAAATTGCCACAAGTTATAAACTCTCACTGCAGGCGGCCCTTGCAGCGGTGGAACTCCAGCAGGGGGATATCGAAAAAGAGGAACTCTACGCCCATCCCCGTTTTGTTGAACCGATGCTCGCTTACATCCTTGACGATTTCGAGCATAGCCGTGGCGCCCTGAACGACTCCACCATCGGCGGATTGGTCATCTGCGACAGTTCCAAACAGGCCCGGGAAATGTTCAAAATCTTCCACTCCCGTAAGGCTTCCAATAGCGTCAAAAAAGTCACCACTGAAGATGAAGACTCGCTTGAAGAGCTGCCAATGGTTGCTGTCCCCACGCTCTTTTACGCAAACCAGCAGAGCGAGGCAAACAAGGTGAAACGCTGCGCCCTGATTCTGCATGATGAAGGCAGCAAGGAGGATCGCAAGAGATCGGTGGAGGAGTTCAAAGCCGGCAAGATCGACCTCTTGCTGGTCTACAACATGCTCCTCACCGGTTTTGACGCCAAAAGGCTGAAAAAGCTCTATGTGGGCCGGGTAATCCGCAAACATAACCTGCTTCAGGCCCTCACCCGGGTCAATCGCACTTACAACGATTTTCGTTACGGTTATGTGGTTGATTTCGCCGATATCCGTAAAGAGTTCGATGCCACCAATAAAGCCTATTTCGAAGAGCTGCAGGCCGAACTTGGCGACGAACTTGAGCACTATTCCAATCTTTTCAAGTCCCCCGAAGAGATAACCCGGGAGATCGAAGCGATCAAGGATATTCTCTTTCGCTTTGACATTCAAAACGCCGAGCACTTCTCGCAGCAAATCAGCCAGATTCAGGATCGTGCCACCTTGCAGGCGCTCAAAAAAGCGTTGGCCGATGCCCGCAGCCTCTATAATTTGATCCGGATGCAGGGCGACTACAGTTTGTTGCAGCAGCTCGATTTCCAGAAACTCAACCAGCTCTACCGCGAAACATGCAACCACCTCGACCTGTTGAACCTGAAGGAGAGCATCGAATCAAACGCCGATACCACCAATCTGCTCAATATCGCTCTGGAAGATGTGCTCTTTATGTTCACCAAGGTGCGGGAAGAGGAGCTGGTGTTGGCCGACAAGCTGAAAAATACCCTGCGTAAGACTCGCGAAGCCCTCATCGATAACTTCGACCAGCAAGACCCCAGGTTCATCACCCTGAAGGAGGAGCTGGAGCGGCTCTTCAAAAAGAAGAAACTCAACGAGGTGACGCAGGAGGAGATGAACGCCAATATCGGTGCGCTCAACCAGATCTACGAGCAGGTCAAGGAGCTGAACCGTAAGAACAACCAGCTCAGGGCAAAGTATCACGGCGACCCGAAATATACCCGCATTCACAAACGGCTGCTGGAGCGAGGTTTGCTAACCGCATCGGAGCGTCGCATCTTCGACGCATTAACCGGCGTCAAACAGCAGGCCGACGATCAGGTGCTGCAGAACACCCAGCTTTTGGCAAACGAAAGCTACTTTGAGGGGATGATGATGCCGATGGTCATTGGCGAATTTCAGGCCCGCCGTAAAATAAAACTCAACCCGGACGTCTCCCGAACAATCAACCGGCTGGTAGTGACCGAATACATGAATGAATTTATCTCAGGCAACAGAAAAGGAGCAAGTGCGTGGTAACACAGGATTTCGAAAAAAGAACCCGGCAACTCATCGACAACCTCAAGAGTATCTGTGCATCGTATGGCCTCGGTAACGATGGCAACGAGTTCAAGATCATCACCCAGGTTTTTCTCTACAAATTTTTGAACGACAAATTCGCCTTTGAAGCCAAAAGAATCGACTCCCGCCTTTCCGGAAGCGAAAGCTGGGAGCAGGCCTTAACTCTGCTCACTGCCGATGAACTCGAAATGCTGCAACTCCAGATGGGCCCCGATACCGCTCGCCTGAAACCGGATCATTTCATCGCCCATCTGTTCAGGAATCAGAACGCTCCACAATTTGCCAAGCTCTTCGACGATACCCTGCGCGACATCGCCATCACCAACAACGATATCTTTGCCGTCAAAACCGATGGTGGGGCCAAGGTTACCCTCTTTGACCGGCTGAGTGAATACATCACCGATGAATCCAAACGCGACGATTTTTGCCGTGCCATCATCAACACCCTGGTGGATTTCAGCTTCGAGCGCATCTTCACCCAAAAGTACGACTTCTACGCCTCTCTTTTCGAGTACCTGATCAAGGATTACAACAAGGACAGCGGCGGCAAGTACGCCGAGTACTATACCCCTCATGCCGTAGCTAAAATCATGGCCTCCATTCTGGTGCCAGAAGTACAGCGGGGCAAAGTAACCAACGCCAGTTGCTACGATCCCTCATCCGGTTCGGGCACCCTGCTTATGAACCTCGCCCACGCCATCGGCGAACAGCGCTGCACCATCTATTCACAGGACATTTCACAGAAATCCTCAAGCTTGCTGCGCCTGAACCTGATTTTGAACAACCTCGTTCACTCCATCCCCAACATCATTCAGGGCAACACCCTGCTTCACCCCTACCACAAAGAGGGCAAGGCGCTCAAAAAGTTCGACTATATCGTCTCCAATCCACCCTTCAAGATGGATTTCAGTGATTTCCGAAACGAGCTCGACACCAGGGAGCAACACGAACGCTTCTTTGCCGGGATACCGAATGTCCCCAAACAGGCAACGGACAAGATGGCCATCTACCAGCTCTTTTTGCAACACATCATCTATTCGCTCAAACCCGGAGGCAAGGCTGCGGTAGTCGTCCCTACCGGCTTTATCACCGCCCAATCAGGTATCGACCGAAAAATCCGCGAGCGGCTGGTTGACGGCAAAATGCTGGCCGGGGTAGTCTCCATGCCGAGCAACATCTTCGCCACCACTGGCACCAACGTCTCCATACTCTTCATTGATGACGGCAACAAGGATGATGTGGTGCTGATCGACGCATCCAGCCTCGGCACCAAAGTCAAGGAGGGCAAGAACCAGAAGACCGTGCTCTCCGAAGACGAAGAAGACTGGATCATCACCACCTTCAACTCCAAAGAGGCTGAGGAAGATTTCTCCGTTGTGGTCAACTATGACGAAATCGCCGCCAAGAACTATTCGCTCAGTGCCGGGCAGTACTTCGATGTGCGGATCGAGTATACGGATCTGACACCGAAAGAGTTCAGCATGAAGATGCAAGGGTTTACCGATAATCTGGACAGACTGTTCAAGGAGTCTGGTGAGCTGGATCGGGAGATAAGGAAACAGTTGGAGGGGGTGCGGTATGAGTAAGTTTGTGAAACTGAGGAGTATCACATCCAAAATTGGCAGTGGCGCAACACCCAGAGGTGGGAATAACGTTTATTCTGAACAGGGTGTTGCATTTGTACGAAGTCAGAATATTCTTGATATGAGTTTTTCTGAAAAAGGCTTGGTTTTCATCAATGATCAGCAGGCAGAAAAACTCAAAGGAGTAACAGTAGAAAACGATGATATTTTGCTCAATATCACTGGAGATTCTATCGCAAGGTCTTGCATTGTTCCAACTACGATATTACCTGCTCGTGTAAGTCAGCATGTCTCTATAATAAGATGCAAAGACCGAAAAAGTGCCCCGTATGTAAACTACTATTTACACTACTTAAAACCGCATCTTCTCCAGATTTGTCGAGTCGGTGGGACTCGAAACGCGCTCACAAAAGAAGCTGTCGAAAACCTGTACATAAATCTTCCTTGTGACTATAATGCCCGGGCAAAGGTTCTCTCCGCCCTTGATGCCAAAATCGAATGCAACAACCGCATCAACGCCGAACTTGAGGCGATGGCCAAAACCCTCTACGACTACTGGTTCGTGCAGTTCAACTTTCCCGACCACAACGGCCACCCCTACAAATCCTCCGGCGGCAAAATGGTCTACAACCCCACACTGAAACGTCAAATCCCTGCCGGGTGGCATTACTCGACAATTGGTGAAACGTTCACGACGCATCTCGGCGGCACTCCATCGAGAGATAAAGATGAATATTGGACCCCGTGTGAAGTTAATTGGTTGAGTTCTGCTGAGAATCCAGGCACATTCGTCGTAGATCCTGACGAACGAATTTCATACTTGGGGTTGCAGAACTCACCTGCAAAACTTCTCCCGCAGGGTACTGTGATTCTCTCAATAGTTCGACACCTTAGAGCATCCATACTCGGAATTGAAGCCGCAACGAATCAGTCGGTCGTTGGCATTGTCGAAACCAGCATGTTCAAACACTGCTTTATCTACCCTTACCTTGTTCGCGAAATACCGCGATTAATGGTGCTGAGAACCGGGGCGCAGCAGCCACACATTAACAAAGGGGTACTTGATGAGTCACTCTTGGCGGTTCCTGACAAA
The DNA window shown above is from Pelodictyon phaeoclathratiforme BU-1 and carries:
- a CDS encoding type I restriction endonuclease subunit R, whose product is MIFSEDSRVKIPCILHLVRLGYQYLSLRSAKWDKESNIFPELFSAAIVRINPGIEADDIKRLLADVRLLLDNEDLGKAFYERLTERSGIRLIDFTDFPNNPNNSFHVVTELTYKNGDDEFRPDITLLVNGMPLIFIEVKKPNNREGILAERNRIITRCRNSRFHRFVNITQLMVFSNNMEYEDGSPQPIEGAFYATPSYDAPVFNYFREEEELNLSELLADENDRIENEVLHDNNLNVIKHSPEFLSNKSPGTPTNRLCTSLFSRERLSFLLQYALAFVNESDGQQKHVMRYPQLFATKAIEKKLDSGIRKGIIWHTQGSGKTALAYYNVHFLTDYFQRSGIIPKFYFIVDRLDLLIQAQREFSSRGLTVHTIGTREDFARDIKANNALHNHSGRPEITVVNIQKFEDDPDVVRAEDYDVTIQRIYFLDEVHRSYNPTGSFLANLSQSDQNAIKIGLTGTPLLGEDYNSRALFGDYIHKYYYNASIADGYTLRLIREEIATSYKLSLQAALAAVELQQGDIEKEELYAHPRFVEPMLAYILDDFEHSRGALNDSTIGGLVICDSSKQAREMFKIFHSRKASNSVKKVTTEDEDSLEELPMVAVPTLFYANQQSEANKVKRCALILHDEGSKEDRKRSVEEFKAGKIDLLLVYNMLLTGFDAKRLKKLYVGRVIRKHNLLQALTRVNRTYNDFRYGYVVDFADIRKEFDATNKAYFEELQAELGDELEHYSNLFKSPEEITREIEAIKDILFRFDIQNAEHFSQQISQIQDRATLQALKKALADARSLYNLIRMQGDYSLLQQLDFQKLNQLYRETCNHLDLLNLKESIESNADTTNLLNIALEDVLFMFTKVREEELVLADKLKNTLRKTREALIDNFDQQDPRFITLKEELERLFKKKKLNEVTQEEMNANIGALNQIYEQVKELNRKNNQLRAKYHGDPKYTRIHKRLLERGLLTASERRIFDALTGVKQQADDQVLQNTQLLANESYFEGMMMPMVIGEFQARRKIKLNPDVSRTINRLVVTEYMNEFISGNRKGASAW
- a CDS encoding HsdM family class I SAM-dependent methyltransferase is translated as MVTQDFEKRTRQLIDNLKSICASYGLGNDGNEFKIITQVFLYKFLNDKFAFEAKRIDSRLSGSESWEQALTLLTADELEMLQLQMGPDTARLKPDHFIAHLFRNQNAPQFAKLFDDTLRDIAITNNDIFAVKTDGGAKVTLFDRLSEYITDESKRDDFCRAIINTLVDFSFERIFTQKYDFYASLFEYLIKDYNKDSGGKYAEYYTPHAVAKIMASILVPEVQRGKVTNASCYDPSSGSGTLLMNLAHAIGEQRCTIYSQDISQKSSSLLRLNLILNNLVHSIPNIIQGNTLLHPYHKEGKALKKFDYIVSNPPFKMDFSDFRNELDTREQHERFFAGIPNVPKQATDKMAIYQLFLQHIIYSLKPGGKAAVVVPTGFITAQSGIDRKIRERLVDGKMLAGVVSMPSNIFATTGTNVSILFIDDGNKDDVVLIDASSLGTKVKEGKNQKTVLSEDEEDWIITTFNSKEAEEDFSVVVNYDEIAAKNYSLSAGQYFDVRIEYTDLTPKEFSMKMQGFTDNLDRLFKESGELDREIRKQLEGVRYE
- a CDS encoding restriction endonuclease subunit S, which produces MSKFVKLRSITSKIGSGATPRGGNNVYSEQGVAFVRSQNILDMSFSEKGLVFINDQQAEKLKGVTVENDDILLNITGDSIARSCIVPTTILPARVSQHVSIIRCKDRKSAPYVNYYLHYLKPHLLQICRVGGTRNALTKEAVENLYINLPCDYNARAKVLSALDAKIECNNRINAELEAMAKTLYDYWFVQFNFPDHNGHPYKSSGGKMVYNPTLKRQIPAGWHYSTIGETFTTHLGGTPSRDKDEYWTPCEVNWLSSAENPGTFVVDPDERISYLGLQNSPAKLLPQGTVILSIVRHLRASILGIEAATNQSVVGIVETSMFKHCFIYPYLVREIPRLMVLRTGAQQPHINKGVLDESLLAVPDKSTIEAYTRLAAPLFLQMKNYHQQNRELTQLRDWLLPILMNGQATVV